The Priestia filamentosa sequence GAGCAGTTTTTGGTGCTGCATGAGCAATTGCCCCGCTTCCTCCTGCTAAAATTGCGGTACTAAGGGTGATTACGCCTGCTTTTTTCGCCAAACTCTTGAAGTTCATATTCTTCCTCCTATGTAGTAGTAGGGGACGGAATATTACCATTCTGCTTGTCCGTCCATGTGTTAACAATTAAATTATAGGGGAGTGCTTGCTTGCTGAATATGGAGGATATTGATTGAAATTTAGTCTTGAATTGATATATGAGGAAATAAAAAAGAGAGGCTTAAGGAAAATAAGGTAGCTCTTACTCTCCTTGAGCACTCTCCCAAGCATATTGATATCTTTTTAATAGCTGAGTTTGGGTTAATCTTTTTGCGATATATTGCTGTGTAGCAGCTCCGAATTGTTCTCTGATTCCAACAGGAAAATATAGCGTGCTAGCCGATACTGTTCTGCCTTCTTTATAATAACGAAGGGTTTCAGTAGCTAATGGGCCAGATTGATTTGATGGAATGTTTTTAAAAGCAGGGATAAATCTAAACTGCTTTGTCATAAATCCTTGGCCTTCTTTAGAGGTTACCATCCAGTCTAGAAACTTTTTGGCCTCCTGTTTTTTTTGCGGGGTTGTTTGTTTATTAATGACCCAGTAATTTGGGGTATTCACAATTAATGATTGTTCACCGTGATTATTACTAAGAGGAATAGGCATAATACCAACATTCAGATTAGGGGAACGTTGATCAATTAACGGTTGAATCCAATTTCCTTGTAGAACAATGGCTGCTTCACCTTTGGAGAATTGATTCATTTCCATAGTGTAATCTGTTTCAAGCGGGTCACTGTTTCCGTATTTCAGTGTTACATCTAAAAGGTGGGTAAGGTCCTTGAATTTTTGGTTGTTCGTAATCGTTTTTGACCCTTTATTTAATTGAGTAATATAAGCACTTGGATCTTTTTGTTGAAGGAACGCAATATTCATCAAATGATCGCCTAGCTGCCATTTTTCATAATAACCTAAAGCAAAAGGGGTGATGCCTGCCTTCTTGAGTTTTTCCGCTGTTGTTTCTAATTCATTTAATGTAGTCGGTAACTGCTGAATACCTGCTTTTTCAAATAAATCTTTATTGTAGATAAACCCGTACCCTTCTAAATTCATAGGCATACCGTATACCTTTTCACCCGATCTGATAGGCGATAACGTTTCTGGTAAGGCTTGAGGTACCCAAGGTTCTCCTGATAAATCTTCTAAATAATCATGCCACAATTCAGCGCTTTTTCCGCCTTGATTTGTAAAAATATCAGGTCCTTCACCAGCAGCTAATTCTGCCTTCAAATCAGATAAGTCATCGATCGCGCCTCCAACGGTATGAACTTCTATATTAATATGAGGATGCTCTTGTTCATAAGCTTGCACCATCTCTTCAAACGGAGCCGCAATTTCTACTTTAGGATTTCGAATACTTAAAGTAATCTTATCTTGTTTCACTTCTTGAGTCTCTTTTTTGACCTTTTGTTGACACCCGTATAAAGATAAGCTAAGCGTTCCAATCAAACATATATTTAATAGCTCTTTTTTCATTTTGTCACTCCTGAAAACGATCGGTGTCTAACTATCTACTTATTACTGTTAGTTTTTTCTCTTTTCTATATTCAAAGGGAGTTAATCCGACTACTTTTTTAAACAGTTTAGAGAAGTATTTTTCATCTTGATAACCGAGAAGTAAAGAAATGGAGTAAATCGTTTCTTCAGTATCTTCTAGCCACTGCTTTGCTCGTTGGATTCTTAATTTTGTCATATATTTAGAAAGCGGCAGTCCTGTTTCTTGTTTGAACTTCCGCGAAATATGCTCCCGGCTAAAGAAAAACAGGTTCGATAGCTTCTCTAAACTTAATTCTTCCATATAGTACATGTCTACATATGAAACAATGTCTTTCATACGACGGGCAGCATGAAGCTCATCTAACTTATGAATCGAACGGTACTGGTGATTGTCTAATGCCTCTTGTAAGAACTGAAAAGCATCTAAGATATGAGATAACGACGATAATGATCTCCCGCTCACAAAGCGAACAGGAATATCAAAGTTTTGACTTATCCATTCTTCAACTGTTAACCATTCATTGCGTATTGTGATGATAACACAAATGTTTCGATCACTTTGAAGGGAAAAGGCATTTCCTAGCTTTCGATCTTTCAGCTCATCTGATAAGGCTTTGATATAAGGCTCCGCATAATGCATTTGATAGAAAGAAATTAAAGCCATCTCATATTGATCAGAAAGAGGGAGATAGGGAAGAATGTCTGTTGATTTGTATGCTTCTCCCATACATGCATTTGTTACTAACTGCTCAATACGGAGCTTTTGGAAGTCTTCATCAATTGTTTCCTGTCCACTATGGGAATTTTGCTCGTTTTCCCATGCTTGGACAGCTTCTGCTAATGTATGATTAAAGGGTTCTTCTTCAATTGGCTTCAATAGATAATCGAAACTACGATGTTTAATGGCTTGTCTCATAAATGAATAATCGTTATATCCAGTCACAAAGATTACTTTACCTGGATATGAGGTGCTATCTAACCATTCAATCATTTCTATTCCACTCATTTTTGGCATCTTGATATCTGTAAAAATAATTTCTGGTTTTGTAGCTTCAATAATATGTTTTGCTTCTTCTCCATTACTTGCTTCTAAAATATCAGTTATGCCGTATTTCTCCCATTGACCTAGATAACGTATAACTTCACGTACATTCACTTCATCATCAATAATTAAAGCCTTCACACTTTTTCCTCCTTACAAAAAACTATCAATTAATCTTCTTTTAAAGGTTGTTCTCCAAGAGGGATGACAATTTTAACAATAAAGCCATCTCCGTTGCTTCGATCAATTTCTAGATGTGCTTGCGTTCCGTAATTTAGAATAAGTCGATCATGAATATTTTTTAGACCGATATGTTTGTGCCCTTGGGAAGAGTTAAGCGAAGAATGATAAATGTTTTCCCGCAATCTCTTGAGTTTTTCTTCCGTTATACTAGCGCCATAACTTTCAACAACAAGGTGTAGAAATGATTTCTGCACTTCCCCATAAATGTTCAGTGGGGCATCATAGAAACCTTCTTCATAGCTATGTTTAAAAAAGTTTTCAACAAGCGGCTGAAGAATCATACTAGGAATTTGCATATTTAAAATAGGATCACTGATATGAATAGAATAATGAACTTCTTTCCGAAAGCGTTCCATTTGAAGAATAAGGTAAGCTTTGATATATTCTACTTCTTCTTGAACTTTGACCCACTTGTTTGCATTAATTGAATAGCGCATCATCTTAGATAAAGATGTAATTAAATGATAAACGCTTGGGGCATTGGATCTTAACGCAACAGCACCTATTGATTGTAAAGCGTTGAAAAGGAAATGAGGATTCACTTGTGACTTTAAGGCTCTTAATCGATTTTCCTTGTTCTCAATTTCAAGCTTGTATTCCCGATTAATATGGAGATTAATTCGCTCCATCATTTCTTTTATATGAAGTTCTAAATAACCAATTTCGTCTTCTCTTTTATCATTAAAATCAATATTCATATTGCCACCTTTTATGGTTCGTACTTTCTGGGTAAGAAGCTTAAGTGGGTGGGTAATCTTATATGAAATCAAGCTAATCATTAATACCCCAAGTAAGCCAATAATAATTCCGACAATAATAAAAGTATAGGAAGTTTTTCTAGCATCATCGAATAGGATATGACTTGGCGTAACCTTAACAAGCTTCCACTGATCAAGTGGTCCAGATAAGGTGTTAGCTAAGATAATATCATCACCTGTTTCGGCGTTTCTCTCTATTTTCTGTTGTAAATGAGGCGAAACTGCTTGTCCAATAAGCTCAGTATTATTCGCATAGACAATCTCATTATCTTCGTTGATAAGCAAGACAGATTCTTGGTCTTTACCAATTAAATTGTTACATATGCGTGCATACATTTCATAATCCACATCCATTGAGATTGTGCCAAGAAATTCATTAGATAACACATCAACAATCTTA is a genomic window containing:
- a CDS encoding sensor histidine kinase yields the protein MKSIQNRLLLMLLIFIILPYFLSVFFIYSYTKHSVEQQELKNSHEQLRENSTELQQYFEEMINLPYILYRDPKLFQILNNEVEDSNYLEKSLENFSLMRNEIRQIQFYMDKDKEALTVYNATASARKSRPNFLQQPFIKELYNSKIKYVIQPPHSIQNYNNSAIVPQSDKTKVITFHHKIVDVLSNEFLGTISMDVDYEMYARICNNLIGKDQESVLLINEDNEIVYANNTELIGQAVSPHLQQKIERNAETGDDIILANTLSGPLDQWKLVKVTPSHILFDDARKTSYTFIIVGIIIGLLGVLMISLISYKITHPLKLLTQKVRTIKGGNMNIDFNDKREDEIGYLELHIKEMMERINLHINREYKLEIENKENRLRALKSQVNPHFLFNALQSIGAVALRSNAPSVYHLITSLSKMMRYSINANKWVKVQEEVEYIKAYLILQMERFRKEVHYSIHISDPILNMQIPSMILQPLVENFFKHSYEEGFYDAPLNIYGEVQKSFLHLVVESYGASITEEKLKRLRENIYHSSLNSSQGHKHIGLKNIHDRLILNYGTQAHLEIDRSNGDGFIVKIVIPLGEQPLKED
- a CDS encoding ABC transporter substrate-binding protein — protein: MKKELLNICLIGTLSLSLYGCQQKVKKETQEVKQDKITLSIRNPKVEIAAPFEEMVQAYEQEHPHINIEVHTVGGAIDDLSDLKAELAAGEGPDIFTNQGGKSAELWHDYLEDLSGEPWVPQALPETLSPIRSGEKVYGMPMNLEGYGFIYNKDLFEKAGIQQLPTTLNELETTAEKLKKAGITPFALGYYEKWQLGDHLMNIAFLQQKDPSAYITQLNKGSKTITNNQKFKDLTHLLDVTLKYGNSDPLETDYTMEMNQFSKGEAAIVLQGNWIQPLIDQRSPNLNVGIMPIPLSNNHGEQSLIVNTPNYWVINKQTTPQKKQEAKKFLDWMVTSKEGQGFMTKQFRFIPAFKNIPSNQSGPLATETLRYYKEGRTVSASTLYFPVGIREQFGAATQQYIAKRLTQTQLLKRYQYAWESAQGE
- a CDS encoding response regulator, whose translation is MKALIIDDEVNVREVIRYLGQWEKYGITDILEASNGEEAKHIIEATKPEIIFTDIKMPKMSGIEMIEWLDSTSYPGKVIFVTGYNDYSFMRQAIKHRSFDYLLKPIEEEPFNHTLAEAVQAWENEQNSHSGQETIDEDFQKLRIEQLVTNACMGEAYKSTDILPYLPLSDQYEMALISFYQMHYAEPYIKALSDELKDRKLGNAFSLQSDRNICVIITIRNEWLTVEEWISQNFDIPVRFVSGRSLSSLSHILDAFQFLQEALDNHQYRSIHKLDELHAARRMKDIVSYVDMYYMEELSLEKLSNLFFFSREHISRKFKQETGLPLSKYMTKLRIQRAKQWLEDTEETIYSISLLLGYQDEKYFSKLFKKVVGLTPFEYRKEKKLTVISR